Sequence from the Nitrosopumilus maritimus SCM1 genome:
AAAAAAAATTCTAGAGGAGAGGATATCTGAAGCCTTTGAGGCCGAATCTGTGGATGAATCTGCTCTAAACTTATGCGCTGCTCTGGCAGGAGGAGAACACGGTGATGCAAGACGGGCAATAGATCTGATTAGAGTTGCAGGCGAACTTGCTGAAAGACAACAATCAGACAAAGTCACTGAAACCCATGTCAGAGATGCATCTCAAAAAATTGAAGAAAACAAAGAAGAGACATCCCTCAAATCATACCCACTTCACGAAAAACTAGTCATACTTGCTATAATGAAGGCCAATGGCTCTTCTACTGGAGAAATATACTCTTCATACAAAAACCTCTGTAAAGTTGTAGGACGAGATGAGCTTACCCAAAGAAGAATCACACAAATGCTAAGTGAAATTGAACTTTCTGGAATAATCTCTGGAAGATTGGTCCATCAAGGAATTCATGGTAGGACAAAAAAATACAAACTAACAATATCATCTGAAATGGTAAAAAAGACCTTCAAAGATGATTTAACTTTGCAAGATATTGTCTAGATTAGAATTGTAATTTTGGTGGAAAACCTGAAAGGTCTTTAAATTAACCAGTAAAGCAATACCTGGATTTGGAGTCATCCCAACACTTGCTTGAAATGGTGTCTGTTTCTGCCAAGAGCCTGAATTAACCAACAATATACCCTTGTACATATCCAACTGAGCCTTGTGGACGTGGCCTACATGAAAGATATCTGGAATATCTTCAATTACCATAAGATCCTGCATCTCAGGAGCAATTGGCGTCTGGCTGCCATAAATTGGACTTAGATGTCTGGCCCTAAGTAGGTGCTTCATCACATTTGTTGGCTTGTCATAACTTAGCCCTGGGGTAGTCTTTACAATATCATCAATACTTTGCCCATGAAACATCATCACTTTCACACCATTTAATGAGACTACAGCAGGGTTTCCAACCATTATGACATTTTCCCTATCCCATAATCCAGAATTATACTTCTTTGGAATTGCTGGTTGAGGGAGTGCCCTTCTACCCGGATCATGGTTTCCAGGCATTATGATTATCTTGATATTTTTTGGAATCTGATCAATCAAACTTTCAACTTTTTTAAGCTGTTCCTCTATGGTTTGACAAACTAATTCCTTGTTCTGATTTGGGTAAATTCCAACCCCATCAACCATATCTCCTCCAATCAAAATAAATCGGATTTTTTTTGCTGTAGGATCGGGACTAGATATCCAAGAGAAAAACTCTGTTAACTCTTCTTCCATGAAATATTTACTTCCAATATGTAAATCAGACAAAAATACGGCATAGGCTTCAGATTCTGACTTGTTTGTGGCCTGATCAGGAATATCCGGAAAAATCAAATCCTTTATGATGAATCCAGAGTTCTTTCCTACACTAACTCTTGCCATAACAAATTGGTCTACTAGGAGAGTATCTGCCGTCTTTTGAAGTTCAGTATCAAAAATAATCCCCTCAAATGAGCCTGAAGGATCCTCTAAAACCAACTTTGTTACATTTCTCTCACTATTTCTTGAAGTTACCAAACCACAGACATACATGTCATCTTCAGATCTTTCATTTTTAACAAAAGTCAGAGATTTTAACA
This genomic interval carries:
- a CDS encoding DNA-directed DNA polymerase II small subunit gives rise to the protein MKKELSFALNYALNKGFQIHPNAFKILENVDVKKLEKIIKEIVREKTKQKLFQINQDDLETYLGIKDDPSLENEVKVLLDPTDKITTGEGVKGYNALFSSRFNKLKRIISDRPEARMLKSLTFVKNERSEDDMYVCGLVTSRNSERNVTKLVLEDPSGSFEGIIFDTELQKTADTLLVDQFVMARVSVGKNSGFIIKDLIFPDIPDQATNKSESEAYAVFLSDLHIGSKYFMEEELTEFFSWISSPDPTAKKIRFILIGGDMVDGVGIYPNQNKELVCQTIEEQLKKVESLIDQIPKNIKIIIMPGNHDPGRRALPQPAIPKKYNSGLWDRENVIMVGNPAVVSLNGVKVMMFHGQSIDDIVKTTPGLSYDKPTNVMKHLLRARHLSPIYGSQTPIAPEMQDLMVIEDIPDIFHVGHVHKAQLDMYKGILLVNSGSWQKQTPFQASVGMTPNPGIALLVNLKTFQVFHQNYNSNLDNILQS